One Niallia circulans DNA segment encodes these proteins:
- a CDS encoding serine hydrolase domain-containing protein — protein sequence MDKYIYEGFAESLIKTHQTPATIIALNNQRYEKSFGFRNQEKQLPVTADTIFGIGSITKSMTSIAILQLQEVGKVSVHDTIKTYIPEITFEGSDNITIHHLLTHTSGIPPLNTLFYANKLSMERDGTFDLQIKLGVPLDREQNSIDTYDDLINYLNTIQLVPLDKPGQSFSYSNDGYALLGIIIERVSGLSYEDYIEKNIFQPLGMKNSFFQLDRIDQRAACLYSVNPLTGMVEYSPEWWDAPAMRPAGYAKSTANDMLRFGDIFLKDGNGILTRESLTVLTSKHIEAEPGVYYGYGLIVLPEYFGTTLITHGGSIKGASAQFAVLPERDIAAICLTNIAGAPAEALLKGAVQCEMDIKPDKVAMQYEDYMLTEKDRHAIIGTYQSSEGLAIKVYEKNAAIFVEFQGTELPNRTVGQRAVTITMNGTEFLLQFSDNRLHFGFRQLLKSKNE from the coding sequence GCAATTACCTGTAACTGCAGACACTATCTTTGGTATTGGCAGTATTACAAAGTCAATGACAAGTATTGCGATACTTCAGCTACAAGAAGTTGGAAAAGTTTCTGTACATGACACCATTAAAACATACATACCAGAAATTACGTTTGAAGGAAGTGATAATATAACAATTCATCATTTGCTGACTCATACATCGGGTATTCCACCATTGAATACACTCTTTTACGCGAATAAGCTCTCAATGGAAAGGGATGGTACATTCGATTTGCAGATTAAGTTGGGTGTACCCCTTGACAGAGAGCAAAATAGCATTGATACATATGATGATCTGATAAACTATTTAAATACGATTCAACTTGTACCCCTTGATAAACCTGGACAATCATTTAGTTACTCAAACGATGGCTACGCTTTACTGGGCATTATAATTGAACGTGTTAGTGGATTGTCATATGAAGATTATATAGAGAAAAACATCTTTCAACCTCTAGGGATGAAAAACAGTTTCTTTCAACTTGATCGTATCGATCAACGGGCAGCTTGCTTGTACAGCGTGAATCCACTTACTGGAATGGTTGAATATTCACCTGAATGGTGGGATGCTCCTGCGATGCGACCAGCGGGTTATGCAAAGTCAACGGCCAATGATATGCTCCGTTTCGGAGATATCTTTTTAAAAGATGGGAACGGTATTTTAACTCGAGAAAGTCTTACTGTGTTAACTTCAAAACACATTGAAGCGGAACCTGGTGTGTATTATGGATATGGCCTTATCGTATTACCTGAATATTTTGGCACTACGCTTATTACACATGGTGGAAGTATTAAAGGCGCATCAGCACAATTTGCAGTATTACCTGAGAGAGATATTGCTGCCATTTGTTTAACGAATATTGCAGGGGCACCTGCTGAAGCTCTTTTAAAAGGGGCTGTGCAATGTGAAATGGATATTAAGCCTGATAAAGTAGCAATGCAATATGAAGATTATATGCTCACTGAAAAAGACCGCCATGCAATCATCGGTACATATCAATCTAGTGAGGGTCTAGCAATCAAAGTCTATGAAAAAAATGCTGCAATTTTTGTGGAATTCCAAGGAACTGAACTTCCAAACCGTACAGTGGGCCAAAGGGCTGTCACAATTACAATGAATGGGACCGAATTCTTGCTACAGTTTTCAGATAATCGTCTTCATTTTGGGTTTAGGCAACTCTTAAAAAGTAAGAATGAATAA